One genomic window of Arachis stenosperma cultivar V10309 chromosome 10, arast.V10309.gnm1.PFL2, whole genome shotgun sequence includes the following:
- the LOC130958136 gene encoding uncharacterized protein LOC130958136 isoform X1 — MSKFLVILYVVCLAASGFVNGSIIKKEKDQIRVFELKKGDLTLKVTNWGATLISLLLPDKYGKLGDIVLGYDSPTAYTNDTQYFGATVGRVANRIGGAQFTLNGIHYKLIANEGNNTLHGGPRGFSDVLWKVVKYKRDGDRPKIKFSYHSFDGEEGFPGELLVTVSYILSEEGSLSIVMKAKALNKATPVNLVNHAYWNLGNHNSGNILNQVVQIFGSKFTPLNDQLIPFGNFSSVKGTPYDFLKPQVVGSRIDQLTKTNGYNVNYVLDKNKNDDNEVKVAAIVTDKRSGRVMKIATNQPGLQFYTANYVKNEKGKDGFVYQPRSALCLETQAFPDSVNHPNFPSTIVTPEKPYNHLLFFKFSTTHAPPGF, encoded by the exons ATGAGCAAGTTCTTAGTGATATTATATGTTGTATGTTTAGCTGCTTCTGGGTTTGTTAATGGATCTATCATCAAGAAGGAGAAAGACCAAATTAGGGTCTTTGAATTAAAGAAGGGTGACCTTACTTTGAAGGTCACCAACTGGGGTGCCACACTTATTTCCTTATTACTTCCTGACAAATACG GAAAGTTGGGAGACATTGTTCTTGGATATGACTCTCCCACGGCATACACT AATGATACACAATATTTTGGAGCTACCGTTGGCAGGGTCGCTAACAGAATTGGAGGAGCTCAGTTTACATTAAATGGAATCCATTACAAGTTAATTGCTAATGAAGGAAACAATACACTTCATG GTGGACCTAGAGGATTTAGTGACGTGCTTTGGAAAGTGGTAAAGTATAAAAGAGATGGTGACAGACCCAAAATCAAATTCAGCTACCACAGTTTTGATGGTGAAGAAG GATTTCCGGGTGAACTATTGGTAACAGTGAGCTACATCCTAAGTGAAGAAGGGAGTTTGAGCATAGTCATGAAAGCAAAAGCCTTAAACAAAGCAACACCAGTGAACCTCGTTAACCATGCATATTGGAACCTAGGAAACCACAACAGCGGCAACATCCTTAATCAAGTTGTTCAAATCTTCGGATCCAAATTCACACCGCTCAACGACCAGCTCATTCCCTTCGGGAACTTCTCGTCCGTCAAAGGAACCCCATATGATTTCCTTAAACCACAAGTTGTTGGCTCTAGGATTGACCAATTAACCAAGACCAATGGCTATAACgtaaattatgttcttgataaGAATAAGAATGACGACAACGAGGTTAAGGTTGCGGCTATTGTCACGGATAAGAGGTCAGGGAGAGTGATGAAGATTGCGACGAATCAACCGGGTTTGCAATTCTACACTGCGAACTATGTGAAGAATGAGAAGGGGAAAGACGGGTTTGTGTATCAGCCACGATCGGCGTTGTGTTTGGAGACTCAAGCGTTCCCTGACTCCGTCAACCATCCCAATTTTCCATCAACTATTGTCACGCCGGAAAAGCCTTACAAccatcttctcttcttcaaaTTCTCCACTACCCATGCTCCACCTGGTTTTTAA
- the LOC130958136 gene encoding uncharacterized protein LOC130958136 isoform X2 — protein sequence MTLPRHTLYFNLQNDTQYFGATVGRVANRIGGAQFTLNGIHYKLIANEGNNTLHGGPRGFSDVLWKVVKYKRDGDRPKIKFSYHSFDGEEGFPGELLVTVSYILSEEGSLSIVMKAKALNKATPVNLVNHAYWNLGNHNSGNILNQVVQIFGSKFTPLNDQLIPFGNFSSVKGTPYDFLKPQVVGSRIDQLTKTNGYNVNYVLDKNKNDDNEVKVAAIVTDKRSGRVMKIATNQPGLQFYTANYVKNEKGKDGFVYQPRSALCLETQAFPDSVNHPNFPSTIVTPEKPYNHLLFFKFSTTHAPPGF from the exons ATGACTCTCCCACGGCATACACT CTATTTTAATTTGCAGAATGATACACAATATTTTGGAGCTACCGTTGGCAGGGTCGCTAACAGAATTGGAGGAGCTCAGTTTACATTAAATGGAATCCATTACAAGTTAATTGCTAATGAAGGAAACAATACACTTCATG GTGGACCTAGAGGATTTAGTGACGTGCTTTGGAAAGTGGTAAAGTATAAAAGAGATGGTGACAGACCCAAAATCAAATTCAGCTACCACAGTTTTGATGGTGAAGAAG GATTTCCGGGTGAACTATTGGTAACAGTGAGCTACATCCTAAGTGAAGAAGGGAGTTTGAGCATAGTCATGAAAGCAAAAGCCTTAAACAAAGCAACACCAGTGAACCTCGTTAACCATGCATATTGGAACCTAGGAAACCACAACAGCGGCAACATCCTTAATCAAGTTGTTCAAATCTTCGGATCCAAATTCACACCGCTCAACGACCAGCTCATTCCCTTCGGGAACTTCTCGTCCGTCAAAGGAACCCCATATGATTTCCTTAAACCACAAGTTGTTGGCTCTAGGATTGACCAATTAACCAAGACCAATGGCTATAACgtaaattatgttcttgataaGAATAAGAATGACGACAACGAGGTTAAGGTTGCGGCTATTGTCACGGATAAGAGGTCAGGGAGAGTGATGAAGATTGCGACGAATCAACCGGGTTTGCAATTCTACACTGCGAACTATGTGAAGAATGAGAAGGGGAAAGACGGGTTTGTGTATCAGCCACGATCGGCGTTGTGTTTGGAGACTCAAGCGTTCCCTGACTCCGTCAACCATCCCAATTTTCCATCAACTATTGTCACGCCGGAAAAGCCTTACAAccatcttctcttcttcaaaTTCTCCACTACCCATGCTCCACCTGGTTTTTAA